The following coding sequences are from one Shewanella eurypsychrophilus window:
- a CDS encoding methyl-accepting chemotaxis protein encodes MKMNVATRVIGGFSIVTLLLIGMGAASLFTNSKLKTSTQVLQNLSIPALETTGHLLQRIAQQEKQILVAYHSKSSQTLPGMESQFTNLDQEFSEELNQLSRIVGEQDQADFSQSIANLKRSYDSFVSSGQKVIKTRENSLLTQERLMVKLEDLEMAADDTASFLLDLIDLEMSEDPTEQEIAATAGNIDNSFSGIVSTSYDLVNSRTIQQQETISKELGFIVSEARNKLEFVSRHWEGVIDDSLLNDINTEANKVFSMLEGSSSIQLMKNRQLNFESATTVMLGQLDKDAQQVNLSMKDLTDQVESVSKAVSDSAINDIDSASLNTYILIIFAIAVAIAISIAVITPLKRALDKVNNALNILASGDLTHKLDDSGHDEFAELSKNCNRLVDSLRELIQGILDRSNQLAAAAEETSAITAQTTAGIQEQKSQVDQVATATTQLSSSAEQVTSSADDALIQIKQADDEAQHMRTIADENKQTILALADDVAKAGTVINKLHSDSAAIGSILDVIRGIAEQTNLLALNAAIEAARAGEQGRGFAVVADEVRSLASRTQDSTQEIQQMIEVLQQGAKEAVAVMELGRNQANTCVEKTEQANIALESISEAVHKAHDSGTHIAHAAQEQNLVSQQVSEKLEHIAAISEETSTGAEQTAQSSHQVAQLAEELQASVKEFRV; translated from the coding sequence ATGAAAATGAATGTCGCCACCCGAGTCATTGGCGGGTTTAGCATTGTCACCTTACTTCTGATAGGAATGGGTGCAGCCTCTTTATTCACCAACAGTAAGTTAAAAACCAGTACTCAGGTATTACAAAACCTGAGTATCCCGGCTCTAGAAACAACGGGCCACCTACTTCAAAGGATTGCTCAACAGGAAAAACAGATCCTTGTCGCTTACCATTCGAAAAGCTCTCAGACGCTACCTGGGATGGAAAGTCAATTTACCAATCTAGATCAAGAGTTTAGTGAAGAGCTAAATCAATTATCAAGAATCGTTGGTGAACAAGATCAAGCAGATTTCTCTCAATCTATTGCTAACCTTAAACGCAGTTATGATAGCTTCGTCTCAAGTGGCCAAAAGGTCATTAAGACTCGCGAAAATTCGCTACTCACACAAGAAAGGTTAATGGTTAAGCTAGAAGATTTAGAAATGGCTGCAGACGATACAGCATCATTTCTTCTCGACCTTATCGATCTGGAGATGAGCGAAGATCCCACCGAGCAAGAAATAGCAGCAACAGCTGGTAATATAGACAACAGCTTTAGCGGGATCGTCAGCACAAGTTATGACTTGGTCAATAGCAGGACTATTCAGCAACAAGAAACCATTAGTAAAGAGCTGGGGTTTATCGTCAGTGAAGCGAGAAATAAACTTGAATTTGTCAGTCGTCACTGGGAAGGTGTCATCGATGATAGTTTACTAAACGACATCAATACTGAAGCTAACAAAGTATTCAGCATGTTAGAGGGTAGTAGCTCGATTCAATTAATGAAAAACCGTCAACTAAACTTCGAATCTGCTACGACTGTGATGCTAGGTCAATTAGATAAAGATGCTCAGCAAGTTAACCTCAGTATGAAGGACCTAACGGATCAAGTTGAATCTGTGTCTAAAGCTGTCAGCGATAGCGCCATCAATGATATTGATTCTGCTAGCTTAAACACTTACATTCTTATCATTTTTGCTATCGCGGTGGCAATTGCGATTAGCATTGCAGTGATCACTCCGCTCAAACGTGCACTTGATAAAGTGAACAATGCACTTAATATTCTAGCCTCTGGCGACTTGACTCATAAACTTGACGATTCAGGTCATGATGAGTTTGCCGAGTTATCAAAAAACTGTAACAGACTAGTGGATAGCTTGAGAGAGCTAATTCAGGGCATCTTAGATCGCTCTAATCAACTGGCTGCCGCCGCTGAAGAAACATCGGCCATTACCGCTCAAACAACAGCGGGGATCCAAGAACAAAAAAGCCAAGTTGATCAGGTCGCAACCGCAACGACTCAGCTTAGCTCCAGTGCAGAGCAAGTTACAAGCAGTGCAGATGATGCCCTTATCCAAATCAAGCAAGCTGATGATGAAGCTCAGCATATGCGCACCATTGCTGATGAAAATAAGCAAACAATCTTAGCATTGGCCGATGATGTCGCTAAAGCAGGAACTGTGATTAATAAGCTGCATTCCGACAGCGCTGCTATCGGCTCGATTCTTGATGTGATCAGAGGCATTGCTGAACAAACTAATTTGCTTGCACTTAATGCCGCAATTGAAGCAGCACGAGCTGGTGAACAAGGTCGAGGCTTCGCTGTTGTAGCTGATGAAGTCCGTAGCCTAGCTTCACGTACTCAGGACTCAACTCAAGAGATCCAGCAGATGATTGAGGTGCTTCAACAAGGTGCTAAAGAAGCTGTCGCGGTTATGGAACTGGGTCGTAACCAAGCCAATACTTGTGTAGAGAAAACCGAGCAGGCTAATATTGCATTAGAAAGTATTAGTGAAGCAGTACATAAAGCTCATGACTCAGGTACTCATATTGCTCATGCAGCACAAGAGCAGAACCTAGTCAGTCAGCAAGTTTCAGAAAAACTTGAACATATTGCAGCAATCTCAGAAGAAACATCTACGGGTGCAGAACAGACTGCCCAATCGAGTCACCAAGTGGCTCAGCTTGCGGAAGAGTTACAGGCATCAGTAAAAGAGTTTAGAGTTTAA
- a CDS encoding DUF3718 domain-containing protein yields MRLLPTAIAAIIAASAFSVPVQANSDQLAANICNYVQTNDKNRLRKKLKENRVKLRNIYSGVSCSGDSLLRTAMKSGSDKVGTFIAKRLSVSDLSAAEADGNTIVAWAEGNGHSDNAITAAIKDRVAGG; encoded by the coding sequence ATGCGTCTGTTACCTACGGCAATTGCTGCAATTATCGCGGCATCGGCATTCTCTGTGCCTGTACAAGCGAATTCAGATCAGCTTGCTGCGAATATATGTAATTACGTTCAAACAAATGATAAAAATCGCCTGCGTAAGAAGCTAAAGGAAAACCGCGTTAAGCTCCGTAATATTTACTCTGGGGTAAGTTGTAGCGGAGACAGCTTATTGCGTACTGCAATGAAGAGTGGCTCAGATAAAGTGGGTACTTTCATTGCCAAACGACTTTCTGTCTCAGACCTATCAGCTGCAGAAGCTGATGGTAATACGATTGTTGCTTGGGCCGAGGGCAATGGCCATAGCGATAACGCTATCACTGCAGCAATTAAAGATAGAGTTGCTGGCGGTTAA
- a CDS encoding symmetrical bis(5'-nucleosyl)-tetraphosphatase, protein MANYFVGDIQGCFDELQLLLAKVEFNPSKDILWAVGDLVARGSGSLPTLRYFKQLDGSARVVLGNHDLHLLAVAAKIKRANPKDQLDALLASSDLNSLIGWLRIQPLFQELPERNIIMSHAGIPPQWDLARLRSEAKKVSDALISPDYIQALISKMYGSDVNSWDPKADPLQQKIYCINALTRMRFLHSDGKLEFDSKLSPSAYKDSTLTPWFKFDGIINQTHTLVFGHWAAIMGEVGMQDMHALDTGCCWGEYLTLWHLESNQKITQNKLKKS, encoded by the coding sequence ATGGCAAATTACTTTGTTGGGGATATTCAAGGCTGTTTCGATGAACTGCAACTACTGCTTGCCAAAGTAGAATTCAATCCTTCAAAAGATATTCTTTGGGCTGTAGGTGACCTAGTTGCCAGAGGAAGCGGTTCACTACCCACTTTACGCTACTTTAAACAACTCGATGGTTCGGCAAGAGTCGTATTGGGTAATCATGATCTTCATTTGCTCGCGGTAGCAGCAAAAATTAAACGAGCAAACCCTAAAGATCAACTAGATGCACTATTAGCGTCATCCGATTTAAACTCGCTCATTGGTTGGTTAAGAATACAGCCATTATTTCAAGAATTGCCAGAGCGAAATATCATCATGAGCCATGCAGGTATCCCTCCTCAATGGGATTTAGCAAGGTTAAGGTCCGAGGCCAAGAAGGTTAGTGATGCGCTTATCTCTCCCGATTATATTCAAGCATTAATTTCAAAAATGTATGGTTCAGACGTTAATAGCTGGGATCCCAAAGCAGATCCGTTACAGCAAAAAATTTATTGTATTAATGCACTCACACGTATGCGCTTTCTACACAGTGATGGCAAGTTAGAATTTGACTCTAAGCTGTCACCATCTGCTTATAAGGACTCAACGCTTACCCCTTGGTTTAAGTTCGACGGCATCATCAATCAAACTCATACTTTAGTTTTCGGCCATTGGGCTGCCATTATGGGTGAAGTAGGCATGCAAGATATGCATGCTCTCGATACCGGCTGTTGCTGGGGGGAATATTTAACGTTATGGCATTTGGAGTCAAATCAAAAAATTACCCAAAATAAGTTAAAAAAGAGTTAA
- the pdxA gene encoding 4-hydroxythreonine-4-phosphate dehydrogenase PdxA yields MTTKRIAITPGEPAGIGPDLVIQLAQQAWPAELVVCADPDLLISRAKKLGLPLQLRPYQPSQAPRAQEVGSLTIAPFPLVTESTCGKLNEQNSAYVIETLRYAGEKNMNGEFDAVVTGPVHKGIINQSGIPFSGHTEFFANQANCQDVVMMLSAPGLHVALVTTHIPLAYVAKAITRNRLHQIVKILHTDLVNKFGIEQPKIYVCGLNPHAGEDGHLGREELDTIIPALDELREQGISIVGPLPADTIFQPKYLDDADVVLAMYHDQGLPVLKSQGFGSSVNITLGLPYIRTSVDHGTALELAGTGSADIGSFVCALNKAIDLAAKAG; encoded by the coding sequence TTGACAACTAAACGCATTGCTATTACCCCAGGAGAACCTGCCGGTATTGGTCCAGATTTAGTTATTCAACTAGCTCAGCAGGCATGGCCTGCTGAGCTAGTTGTTTGTGCAGATCCTGATTTATTGATATCAAGGGCTAAGAAGCTTGGGTTACCACTTCAGTTGAGACCCTATCAGCCCTCTCAAGCACCTAGAGCACAAGAAGTCGGCTCTCTAACCATTGCACCTTTTCCACTTGTAACAGAAAGTACTTGTGGCAAGCTAAATGAACAAAACAGTGCTTACGTCATAGAGACGCTACGTTATGCTGGCGAAAAGAATATGAATGGCGAGTTTGATGCCGTTGTGACAGGACCTGTCCACAAAGGCATCATTAATCAGTCTGGTATCCCTTTTAGCGGTCATACTGAATTTTTTGCTAACCAAGCCAACTGTCAAGATGTCGTTATGATGCTATCAGCGCCTGGACTGCACGTTGCATTGGTGACAACACATATTCCATTAGCTTATGTTGCTAAGGCAATCACGCGTAATCGTCTGCATCAGATTGTGAAAATATTGCACACTGACCTAGTGAATAAGTTCGGCATTGAACAACCTAAAATATATGTATGTGGCCTAAACCCCCATGCAGGTGAAGATGGTCATTTAGGTCGAGAAGAGCTAGATACAATCATTCCCGCACTTGATGAACTACGTGAACAGGGAATAAGCATTGTAGGCCCTCTTCCTGCAGATACCATCTTTCAACCTAAGTATCTCGATGATGCTGATGTGGTACTCGCTATGTATCATGATCAAGGCTTACCGGTTTTAAAATCTCAAGGCTTTGGAAGTTCAGTAAACATCACCTTAGGATTACCCTACATTCGTACCTCAGTTGACCATGGCACAGCTTTAGAGCTTGCTGGAACTGGGTCTGCAGACATTGGAAGTTTCGTCTGCGCACTAAATAAAGCCATAGACTTGGCCGCAAAAGCTGGATAA
- the apaG gene encoding Co2+/Mg2+ efflux protein ApaG — protein sequence MSELESSIKVDVKTEYIEEQSSPTEERYLFRYTITIINLGKQAVTLKSRHWCITDSNDHTSEVQGEGVVGETPTIEPDTAFQYTSGTVLETPLGVMQGTYTMMTDDGRQFNAIIPPFRLAVPGLLH from the coding sequence ATGTCTGAGCTTGAGTCATCAATTAAAGTGGATGTAAAAACTGAATATATTGAGGAACAATCATCGCCTACAGAGGAAAGGTACCTTTTCCGATATACCATCACCATCATAAATTTAGGCAAGCAAGCCGTCACTCTCAAGAGTCGTCATTGGTGTATTACCGACTCAAATGATCATACAAGCGAAGTTCAAGGCGAAGGCGTGGTCGGAGAGACACCGACAATTGAACCCGATACAGCCTTTCAATACACTAGCGGCACTGTTCTAGAAACGCCTCTAGGGGTCATGCAAGGTACCTATACAATGATGACTGACGACGGTAGACAATTCAATGCCATCATCCCCCCTTTCAGATTAGCTGTTCCAGGTTTACTTCATTAA
- the surA gene encoding peptidylprolyl isomerase SurA: MKPCKHLIFAFLALAVSHTVQAKNESLDRVSVQINEGIVLESEITNMVKTVKTNAIAADQSLPSDKALRTQVIERLIMTRLQMQMADRIGLHIGDLQLDQTIGNIAKEQSVTVDQMRQNITDEGMSWSQYREQLREEITLGEIQRIQVQRRIQVSPQEINNLVSLIEEQGLKQIEFQIGHILIEIPNNPTSEQLEKSSVRANTVLKRINDGSDFRRTAIAASAGPKALEGGIWDYMNINEMPTLFAEVLSDAKTDDVIGPIRSGAGFHIIKVIDARGLQTKEVDEVRSRHILVKPSPILSEERAKAMLDKFVKQIRAGEADFAALARQYSEDPGSGTKGGELGWADPSMYVPAFTQTLNDLEINEISEPFRSSHGWHIVQLEERRKTDATDQFNTNKAHQLIFRRKFNEELQNWLDEMRAEAYIEIFEADFNRG, encoded by the coding sequence ATGAAACCCTGTAAACATTTAATTTTTGCTTTTCTGGCCTTGGCCGTGAGCCACACTGTACAAGCTAAAAATGAGTCATTAGATCGTGTCTCAGTTCAGATTAATGAAGGTATTGTGCTCGAAAGCGAGATCACCAATATGGTGAAAACCGTTAAGACTAATGCTATCGCAGCAGATCAATCTCTGCCTTCAGACAAGGCATTAAGAACTCAAGTCATTGAACGCTTAATCATGACTCGTTTACAGATGCAGATGGCTGATAGAATTGGTTTGCACATCGGCGATCTTCAACTCGATCAAACAATCGGAAATATTGCCAAAGAACAGAGTGTCACTGTCGATCAAATGAGACAGAACATCACTGATGAAGGAATGAGCTGGTCACAATATCGTGAGCAACTTCGCGAAGAGATCACCTTAGGTGAGATACAGCGAATTCAAGTTCAGCGACGTATTCAAGTTTCACCTCAAGAGATTAACAACCTTGTCAGTCTAATCGAAGAGCAAGGTCTCAAACAGATAGAGTTTCAAATTGGCCATATCTTAATTGAGATCCCGAATAACCCAACAAGCGAACAGCTAGAAAAATCAAGCGTACGTGCAAATACAGTATTAAAACGTATCAATGACGGTTCAGATTTTCGCCGTACAGCCATCGCAGCTTCCGCAGGGCCAAAAGCCCTCGAAGGTGGTATATGGGACTATATGAACATCAACGAGATGCCAACTCTTTTTGCTGAAGTACTATCTGATGCTAAAACTGATGATGTGATAGGGCCTATCAGAAGCGGTGCAGGTTTCCACATCATTAAAGTCATTGACGCACGTGGACTTCAAACTAAAGAAGTCGATGAAGTTCGCTCACGTCATATTCTGGTCAAGCCATCACCCATTCTCTCTGAAGAGAGAGCAAAAGCGATGCTAGACAAGTTTGTTAAACAAATTCGTGCTGGTGAAGCTGATTTCGCAGCACTTGCCCGTCAGTACTCAGAAGATCCAGGCTCGGGAACCAAAGGTGGTGAACTAGGTTGGGCAGATCCATCTATGTATGTTCCGGCATTTACACAGACATTAAATGACCTAGAAATAAACGAAATAAGCGAACCCTTTCGTTCAAGTCATGGCTGGCATATTGTACAGTTAGAAGAGCGTCGTAAAACGGATGCTACTGACCAATTTAATACTAATAAAGCACATCAGCTCATTTTCCGTCGTAAGTTTAACGAAGAACTACAAAACTGGTTAGATGAGATGAGAGCAGAAGCTTATATCGAAATTTTCGAAGCTGATTTCAATAGAGGTTAA
- the lptD gene encoding LPS assembly protein LptD: MHIRYLLALSLLPHLVLAEEPASELDSSTQCVVEPPVPRMPATHADATAFELQEIRILSERSEAQMGKKAKFIGNVSFSQGGRNIAADEAILDQENERLDANGNLVFQDQMFTITADSLVAQMRNNSAILSGAQYWLHGQQIHGDAEKLEITPDNNLHLTKTNFTTCPPGDNSWLLEAEKIKIDSSEEWGELWNAKLKVGDVPIFYIPYMTIPISDKRKSGFLFPMFSTSTTNGVEVATPYYWNIAPEYDLTFTPHYMSARGLFLKTDFRYLAGESQHGKLNVEYLANDNMLENSPDRYLYHWEHQGAINENWRVLANFTDVSDNNYFNDMNSEVRAATDNQLSRIGEVSYFEKNWDFSARVQDIKVLGEDETPYQVMPQLNFNYRTPSLWNGLDFDLMSELSNFKHQENEFTTATRLHIEPSISYPIHGPAGSLTSEVKLLQTYYWQDTPDTAQNKDLDNQVSRTLPQVRIHGQINFERFTDYFNENYRQTLEPQFQYLYVGYEDQDNIGIYDTALLQEDYFGLFRERRFSGLDRIADANQMTLGLTTRLFDEHNVERFQFSLGQIFYFNDSKVGISEAGIPSQTFTQENTSNSVLAAELNTQLYKDWFMSGSIQYDTKQSENKKSEVTLDFRPGANKLLQFSYRYVPDLVNTNTNESVNISQAGMRGAWPVSDNLYLVGNWYYDLNESRSVETYAGFQYESCCWALRLSYHYRIKTNYEDDFNPTLDNRELFESGVYLNFVIKGLGGSGPLGVSDMLNDGLFNYRKPLYLKN, from the coding sequence ATGCATATCCGATATTTATTGGCACTAAGCCTACTTCCCCATTTAGTCCTGGCTGAAGAACCCGCCTCAGAGCTAGATTCCAGCACCCAGTGTGTCGTGGAGCCCCCTGTTCCAAGAATGCCTGCAACTCATGCAGATGCAACAGCTTTCGAACTTCAGGAGATACGAATTTTATCTGAGCGCTCTGAAGCTCAAATGGGCAAAAAAGCAAAATTTATAGGCAACGTATCGTTCAGCCAAGGTGGGCGCAATATTGCAGCCGATGAGGCGATCTTAGATCAAGAAAACGAACGTTTAGATGCAAATGGCAACTTGGTCTTTCAAGATCAAATGTTCACCATTACCGCAGATTCTCTCGTTGCTCAAATGCGAAACAACAGTGCCATTTTATCTGGCGCTCAGTATTGGCTTCATGGTCAGCAAATACATGGCGATGCAGAAAAGCTTGAGATAACACCCGATAATAACTTGCATCTCACTAAGACCAACTTTACGACTTGTCCTCCAGGGGATAACTCTTGGTTACTTGAAGCAGAAAAGATAAAAATTGATAGCTCTGAGGAATGGGGAGAGTTATGGAATGCCAAATTGAAAGTTGGCGATGTGCCAATTTTTTACATTCCTTATATGACCATTCCAATATCAGATAAACGCAAGTCTGGCTTTTTATTCCCAATGTTTAGTACTAGCACTACCAATGGTGTTGAAGTCGCTACACCTTATTACTGGAATATAGCCCCTGAGTATGACCTGACATTTACACCACACTATATGTCGGCTCGAGGTCTATTCCTCAAAACAGATTTCAGGTATTTAGCTGGCGAGTCTCAACACGGCAAGTTAAACGTTGAGTATTTAGCCAATGATAATATGTTGGAAAATAGCCCAGACCGTTATCTTTACCACTGGGAACATCAAGGCGCGATCAATGAAAACTGGCGAGTACTTGCCAATTTCACTGATGTTTCTGATAACAACTATTTCAACGACATGAATTCTGAAGTACGAGCTGCCACGGATAATCAACTGTCCCGAATAGGCGAAGTCAGCTACTTCGAAAAAAACTGGGACTTTAGTGCTAGAGTTCAAGATATTAAAGTACTTGGGGAAGATGAGACTCCATACCAAGTTATGCCACAACTTAACTTCAATTACCGTACTCCTTCACTTTGGAACGGTCTAGATTTTGACTTGATGAGTGAACTGAGTAATTTCAAACATCAAGAAAACGAGTTCACCACAGCAACACGTCTTCATATTGAGCCCAGTATCTCTTATCCAATACATGGACCTGCGGGATCATTAACCAGTGAAGTTAAGTTACTGCAAACCTATTACTGGCAAGACACTCCAGATACAGCTCAAAATAAAGATTTAGATAATCAGGTAAGCCGGACATTACCGCAAGTTCGAATTCATGGGCAGATAAACTTTGAACGCTTTACTGATTATTTTAATGAAAATTATCGTCAGACATTGGAGCCGCAGTTTCAATACTTATATGTAGGCTATGAAGATCAAGACAATATCGGTATTTATGATACAGCCCTGCTTCAGGAAGATTATTTTGGTCTATTTAGAGAAAGGCGTTTCTCTGGACTAGATAGAATAGCCGATGCTAACCAGATGACGTTAGGCCTAACGACACGTTTATTTGATGAGCATAATGTCGAAAGGTTTCAGTTTAGTTTAGGACAGATCTTCTATTTCAATGATAGCAAAGTGGGGATTAGCGAAGCTGGGATACCATCTCAAACCTTCACCCAAGAAAACACGTCTAACTCTGTATTAGCCGCAGAATTGAATACTCAGCTCTATAAAGATTGGTTTATGAGTGGCTCAATTCAGTATGATACTAAGCAAAGTGAGAACAAAAAAAGCGAAGTGACCTTAGATTTCCGTCCCGGAGCGAATAAATTACTCCAGTTTAGCTATCGTTATGTACCCGATCTTGTGAATACCAACACCAATGAATCGGTGAATATTTCACAAGCAGGTATGCGCGGAGCTTGGCCTGTAAGCGATAACCTATACCTAGTTGGAAACTGGTATTATGACCTTAATGAGAGCCGCAGTGTAGAAACCTATGCAGGTTTTCAATATGAATCATGTTGCTGGGCCCTACGTTTGAGTTATCATTACCGCATCAAGACAAATTATGAAGACGATTTTAATCCGACATTGGACAATCGAGAGCTATTTGAAAGCGGCGTTTATCTGAACTTCGTAATCAAAGGACTCGGTGGCTCTGGCCCACTAGGTGTTTCAGATATGCTCAATGACGGACTGTTTAACTATAGAAAACCTCTCTACCTTAAAAACTAG
- a CDS encoding threonine/serine exporter family protein, producing MMTLLFSLLNDAIFSAIPAVGFAMVFNVPRRFLPYCALAGALGHSSRTLLLHIGLPIEWATFIAAALVGLITIGFAKRHLAPPLMYAVAAIIPMIPGTYAFNTVIALVQLTAQSEISPELTYQVISNGLKTVFILGALSVGLAMPSLLYFRTRPVI from the coding sequence ATTATGACATTATTATTTTCGCTATTAAATGATGCTATTTTTTCTGCAATCCCAGCTGTTGGTTTTGCTATGGTATTTAACGTACCCAGAAGGTTTCTACCATATTGCGCTCTCGCAGGGGCTCTAGGCCACAGTAGTAGGACGCTATTGCTTCATATAGGGCTACCTATAGAGTGGGCTACATTTATCGCTGCTGCTCTGGTAGGGCTTATTACAATCGGCTTCGCTAAGCGTCACCTGGCTCCTCCACTCATGTACGCAGTCGCGGCGATCATTCCTATGATCCCTGGCACATATGCATTTAATACCGTGATTGCATTAGTGCAGTTAACCGCGCAATCAGAGATTAGCCCTGAATTGACATATCAAGTCATTAGTAATGGCTTAAAAACAGTCTTTATTTTAGGCGCTTTGTCGGTAGGGTTAGCTATGCCAAGCTTACTTTATTTTAGAACCCGACCGGTGATCTAA
- the rsmA gene encoding 16S rRNA (adenine(1518)-N(6)/adenine(1519)-N(6))-dimethyltransferase RsmA: protein MSNKVHLGHTARKRFGQNFLTDHNVINRIVGAIAPDNEHVMVEIGPGLGALTEPVASGVDKLKVVELDKDLVQRLKEHPILKDKLEIYQGDALKFDFNQLIEEGKELKVFGNLPYNISTPLMFHLFEFAEQIKNMHFMLQKEVVLRLSASPGTKAYGRLTVMAQYHCQVMPVLEVPPGCFTPAPKVDSAVVRLVPYKKKPWPCKDVDFLRHLTTTAFNMRRKTLRNNLKHIISDEEFETLKIDSSLRPEQISVEQYVAMANLVLDKKAIDKQ from the coding sequence ATGAGTAATAAAGTACATTTAGGCCATACCGCCAGAAAACGTTTCGGACAAAACTTCCTGACAGATCATAATGTCATTAATCGTATCGTCGGTGCTATTGCACCAGATAATGAACATGTGATGGTCGAGATTGGCCCAGGCCTTGGTGCGCTTACCGAGCCAGTGGCTAGTGGCGTGGATAAACTGAAAGTGGTTGAACTCGATAAAGATCTGGTTCAGCGACTAAAAGAACATCCAATCCTTAAGGATAAACTTGAAATTTATCAAGGTGACGCACTAAAGTTCGACTTTAATCAACTTATTGAAGAAGGCAAAGAACTTAAGGTGTTTGGTAACTTGCCTTATAACATCTCAACACCCTTGATGTTCCATTTGTTCGAGTTTGCAGAACAGATAAAGAATATGCATTTTATGTTGCAAAAAGAAGTAGTTTTACGCCTTTCTGCAAGCCCAGGGACAAAAGCTTATGGGCGCCTAACAGTGATGGCTCAGTACCATTGTCAAGTTATGCCTGTCCTTGAAGTACCACCAGGCTGCTTTACTCCAGCACCTAAAGTTGACTCTGCAGTCGTTCGATTAGTGCCATATAAGAAAAAGCCATGGCCATGTAAAGATGTTGATTTTCTAAGACATCTAACAACGACAGCATTTAATATGCGCCGTAAAACACTGCGTAATAATTTGAAGCATATCATTTCTGATGAAGAGTTCGAGACACTCAAAATCGACTCATCTTTGCGCCCTGAGCAAATTTCAGTGGAGCAATATGTCGCCATGGCGAACTTAGTTCTTGATAAAAAAGCCATCGATAAGCAATAA
- the folA gene encoding type 3 dihydrofolate reductase, protein MKIALIAAMANNRVIGKDNQMPWHLPEDLKHFKAMTLGKPIVMGRKTFESIGRALPGRHNIVISRQVNLAIAGVTCVNSFDAAIEAAGECQELVVIGGGQLYASTLKVADTLYLTEIDLDVEGDTHFPEWDDGSWECIGREKAINDKGLQYSFINLVKKC, encoded by the coding sequence ATGAAAATCGCCTTGATTGCCGCAATGGCTAATAACCGTGTCATAGGTAAAGATAATCAGATGCCTTGGCACCTTCCAGAAGACCTTAAACACTTCAAGGCAATGACCTTAGGTAAGCCTATTGTGATGGGGCGAAAAACCTTTGAATCTATTGGTCGAGCTTTGCCTGGAAGGCATAACATTGTGATTAGCAGGCAAGTAAACCTAGCGATCGCTGGAGTGACCTGTGTTAACTCATTTGATGCTGCGATCGAGGCGGCGGGAGAGTGCCAAGAGCTCGTTGTGATTGGCGGTGGGCAGCTATATGCATCAACACTTAAGGTTGCCGATACTCTTTACCTCACTGAAATCGATTTAGATGTAGAGGGAGATACTCACTTTCCTGAGTGGGATGATGGTTCTTGGGAATGTATTGGCCGTGAAAAAGCAATAAATGATAAAGGATTGCAATATAGCTTTATCAACTTGGTGAAAAAATGTTAA